Proteins from a genomic interval of Quercus lobata isolate SW786 chromosome 11, ValleyOak3.0 Primary Assembly, whole genome shotgun sequence:
- the LOC115966504 gene encoding uncharacterized protein LOC115966504 gives MVLSWLINSMHFDVSSGIMYCETAREMWLELQRVFSQGNGPKIYNLQQEISQITQSQLSVTEYYSKFKKLWDQLLHYEPLPACTCGAMKILSIAHEKSHVMRFLMGLNENFEIVRSHILMLEPFPSMSKVYSLILQEEAHKGIGHGHGSTYIPKPDSMAMYVNTKGNPGSKAGPKKERPLCTHCNMLGHTVDKCYKLHGYPPGYKQKGKFNVNQVSFPQGAAAENASAQCPITKAQCEQLLALFKPGIDQGQNHHVASVSTSGSVSRLTTEAHGVPAATSVPPSLALNNSNFIDTMSGTASSLSFKPTLQHSIFSAKIVDKECFHTTDWVIDTGATDHMVHSVTCFTSITTILNTHVNLPNGEIALVTHIGTVRISEKLTLYNVLCVPSFSFNLISVSQLAKSISCCLIFFGTLCFIQDLAHWSTLGLGKECNGLYLLERSNSTSLSASISAAIPSVHSTHVWHSRLGHLSNAKLVQLGIMVNHFVLQLRILLVKSAHLQNKNVYPSIKALKFLLPVLI, from the coding sequence ATGGTGCTTTCTTGGTTGATCAATTCAATGCATTTTGATGTGTCAAGTGGCATTATGTATTGTGAGACTGCGAGGGAGATGTGGCTTGAGTTGCAACGTGTGTTTTCTCAAGGAAATGGACCAAAAATTTATAACCTTCAACAAGAAATCTCTCAGATAACTCAGAGTCAATTGTCAGTGACTGAATATTACTCTAAGTTCAAGAAGCTTTGGGATCAACTGCTTCATTATGAACCTTTGCCAGCCTGTACTTGTGGTGCGATGAAGATACTGAGCATTGCTCATGAGAAATCCCATGTGATGAGGTTTCTAATGGGGCTCAATGAGAATTTTGAGATTGTGAGGAGTCATATTCTCATGCTTGAGCCATTTCCATCAATGAGCAAGGTGTATTCTTTGATTCTTCAAGAGGAGGCCCATAAAGGAATTGGTCATGGTCATGGTTCTACCTACATTCCTAAACCTGATTCAATGGCAATGTATGTTAATACCAAAGGGAATCCTGGTAGCAAAGCTGGACCTAAGAAGGAAAGACCCTTGTGCACCCACTGTAACATGCTTGGACACACTGTGGACAAATGTTACAAACTCCATGGTTATCCACCAGGTTATAAGCAAAAGGGGAAGTTCAATGTTAATCAAGTTTCCTTTCCACAAGGAGCTGCTGCTGAGAATGCATCTGCTCAATGTCCTATTACTAAGGCACAGTGTGAGCAGCTCCTTGCCCTTTTCAAGCCTGGTATTGATCAAGGTCAAAATCATCATGTTGCATCTGTCAGTACAAGTGGAAGTGTCTCTCGTTTGACTACTGAAGCTCATGGTGTGCCTGCTGCAACTAGTGTGCCTCCCTCATTAGCCCTTAACAATTCCAATTTTATTGACACTATGTCAGGTACTGCTTCCAGCCTTTCTTTCAAACCTACTTTGCAGCACTCTATATTTTCTGccaaaatagttgataaagagtGTTTTCATACCACTGATTGGGTCATAGACACAGGGGCCACTGACCATATGGTACATTCTGTCACTTGCTTTACTTCTATCACCACTATCTTGAATACTCATGTTAATTTGCCAAATGGTGAGATAGCTTTAGTCACACACATTGGTACTGTGAGGATTTCAGAAAAACTTACTCTTTACAATGTGTTATGTGTTCCATCATTTAGTTTTAACCTCATCTCTGTCAGTCAGTTAGCCAAATCTATTTCATGTTGTCTTATCTTCTTTGGGACCTTGTGCTTTATCCAGGACCTTGCTCATTGGAGCACACTTGGTTTGGGTAAGGAATGCAATGGGCTCTACCTGCTGGAAAGGAGCAACTCCACTTCACTATCTGCTTCTATTTCTGCTGCAATACCTTCAGTTCATAGCACTCATGTATGGCATTCTAGATTAGGACATCTGTCTAATGCCAAATTAGTTCAATTAGGAATAATGGTGAACCACTTTGTACTTCAGTTGAGGATCTTGCTTGTGAAATCTGCCCACTTGCAAAACAAAAACGTTTACCCTTCAATAAAAGCTCTCAAATTTCTGCTTCCTGTTTTGATTTGA